One genomic segment of Bacteroides caccae includes these proteins:
- the lpxA gene encoding acyl-ACP--UDP-N-acetylglucosamine O-acyltransferase, whose translation MISPLAYIHPEAKIGENVEIAPFVFIDKNVVIGDNNKIMANANILYGSRIGNGNTIFPGAVIGAIPQDLKFRGEESTAEIGDNNLIRENVTINRGTAAKGRTIVGNNNLLMEGVHVAHDALVGNGCIIGNSTKMAGEIVIDDNAIVSANVLMHQFCHVGSHVMIQGGCRFSKDIPPYIIAGREPIAFSGINIIGLRRRGFANEVIENIHNAYRIIYQSGLNTTEALKKIEDEFEKSPEIDYIIEFIRNSERGIIK comes from the coding sequence ATGATAAGTCCTTTAGCGTATATTCATCCCGAAGCAAAAATCGGGGAAAATGTAGAAATTGCGCCTTTTGTATTTATAGATAAAAACGTGGTTATTGGCGACAACAATAAGATTATGGCTAATGCCAATATTTTATATGGTTCACGTATCGGTAACGGAAATACTATTTTTCCGGGAGCTGTTATCGGAGCCATTCCGCAAGACCTCAAGTTTCGCGGTGAAGAGTCAACAGCCGAAATCGGAGACAATAATCTGATTCGCGAAAATGTCACGATCAACCGTGGTACAGCAGCTAAAGGGCGCACAATCGTGGGCAACAATAACTTACTAATGGAAGGTGTACACGTGGCACACGATGCGCTGGTTGGTAACGGATGTATCATTGGGAACTCTACCAAAATGGCAGGTGAAATCGTGATTGATGATAACGCTATTGTTAGTGCCAATGTATTGATGCACCAGTTCTGTCATGTAGGCAGTCATGTAATGATTCAGGGCGGATGCCGCTTCAGCAAGGATATTCCTCCTTATATTATTGCAGGACGCGAACCGATCGCTTTCAGCGGCATCAACATCATCGGCTTGCGCCGTCGCGGTTTCGCCAACGAAGTGATTGAGAATATTCACAATGCATATCGTATCATCTACCAGAGTGGACTGAACACGACTGAAGCATTGAAGAAAATCGAAGATGAATTTGAAAAGAGTCCCGAGATTGACTATATCATTGAATTCATCCGCAACTCGGAGCGTGGAATTATTAAATAA
- the lpxD gene encoding UDP-3-O-(3-hydroxymyristoyl)glucosamine N-acyltransferase — translation MEFSAKQIAAFIQGEIIGDENATVHTFAKIEEGMPGAISFLSNPKYTPYIYETQSSIVLVNKDFTPEHEIKATLIKVDNAYESLAKLLNLYEMSKPKKEGIDSLAFVAPSAKIGENVYIGAFAYIGENAVIGDNTQIYPHTFVGDGVKIGKGCLLYSNVNVYHDCRIGNECILHSGAVIGADGFGFAPTPNGYDKIPQIGIVILEDKVDIGANTCVDRATMGATVIHSGAKIDNLVQIAHNDEVGSHTVMAAQVGIAGSTKIGEWCMFGGQVGIAGHIKIGDRVNLGAQSGVPSSIKSDNQLIGTPPMELKPYFKAAIVTKKLPDMYTELNKLRKEVEELKQLLNK, via the coding sequence ATGGAGTTCTCGGCTAAGCAAATTGCAGCATTTATCCAAGGGGAAATCATTGGAGACGAAAACGCTACGGTACACACATTCGCTAAGATTGAAGAGGGAATGCCCGGAGCTATTTCTTTCCTGTCGAACCCTAAATATACACCTTATATCTACGAGACACAGTCCAGCATTGTACTGGTTAATAAGGACTTCACTCCCGAGCATGAGATCAAAGCCACCCTTATCAAAGTAGACAATGCTTACGAAAGCCTGGCAAAATTGCTCAACCTTTATGAAATGAGCAAACCCAAGAAAGAAGGGATAGATTCATTGGCTTTTGTCGCACCCAGTGCCAAGATCGGCGAAAACGTATATATCGGTGCTTTCGCTTATATCGGCGAGAACGCCGTCATCGGAGATAATACTCAAATTTACCCGCATACTTTTGTTGGAGACGGTGTAAAGATAGGCAAAGGTTGCCTGCTTTACTCAAATGTAAACGTTTATCATGACTGCCGTATCGGCAATGAGTGTATATTACATTCCGGCGCGGTAATCGGAGCCGACGGATTCGGATTCGCTCCCACTCCTAACGGGTATGATAAGATTCCACAAATCGGAATCGTTATTCTGGAAGATAAAGTAGACATAGGTGCCAATACCTGTGTTGACCGGGCTACCATGGGAGCAACGGTTATACATAGCGGCGCCAAAATAGATAATCTGGTACAGATTGCCCACAACGACGAAGTGGGATCGCATACTGTAATGGCTGCTCAAGTCGGTATTGCCGGTTCTACCAAGATCGGCGAATGGTGTATGTTTGGCGGACAGGTAGGTATTGCCGGACACATCAAGATCGGTGACCGCGTAAATCTCGGAGCACAATCGGGTGTACCAAGCAGCATTAAGTCCGACAACCAACTGATCGGAACACCTCCTATGGAGTTGAAACCGTATTTCAAGGCGGCTATTGTGACTAAGAAACTACCGGATATGTACACAGAACTGAACAAATTACGCAAAGAAGTAGAAGAATTAAAACAACTATTAAATAAGTAA
- a CDS encoding HD domain-containing protein, with product MPYERKIINDPVFGFINIPKGLLYDIVRHPLLQRLTRIKQVGLSSVVYPGAQHTRFQHSLGAFYLMSEAITQLASKGNFIFDSEAEAVQAAILLHDIGHGPFSHVLENTIVKGVSHEEISLILMERMNKEMNGQLSLAIQIFKDEYPKRFLHQLVSGQLDMDRLDYLRRDSFYTGVTEGNIGSARIIKMLDVADDRLVIESKGIYSIENFLTARRLMYWQVYLHKTSVAYERMLISTLLRAKELASKGVELFASPALRFFLYNDINHQEFYHNPDCLENFIQLDDNDIWTALKVWSTHPDKVLSTLSLGMINRNIFKVEISSEPISKDRKKELTLHISQQLGITLSEANYFVSTPSIEKNMYDPADDSIDIIYKDGTIKNIAEASDMLNISLLSKKVKKYYLCYQRLHR from the coding sequence ACCCGCATCAAGCAAGTAGGGCTCTCCTCGGTAGTATATCCCGGCGCACAACATACCCGCTTCCAACACTCATTAGGTGCTTTCTACCTGATGAGCGAAGCTATCACCCAACTGGCCTCCAAAGGTAATTTTATCTTTGACAGCGAGGCTGAAGCTGTACAAGCGGCTATCCTGCTGCACGACATCGGTCACGGTCCTTTCTCTCATGTGCTCGAAAACACCATTGTCAAAGGAGTTTCTCACGAAGAAATCTCCCTTATACTCATGGAACGGATGAACAAGGAGATGAACGGGCAACTCAGCCTTGCCATTCAAATCTTCAAGGACGAATATCCGAAACGTTTCCTGCATCAGCTTGTAAGCGGGCAACTGGATATGGACAGGCTCGATTATCTTCGACGCGACAGTTTCTACACCGGTGTAACGGAAGGGAATATCGGTTCGGCAAGAATCATCAAAATGCTCGACGTGGCGGACGACCGCCTCGTTATCGAATCGAAAGGCATCTATTCTATTGAGAATTTCCTGACTGCACGCCGCCTGATGTACTGGCAAGTATATCTGCACAAGACCTCGGTTGCTTATGAAAGAATGCTCATCAGCACCCTGCTACGTGCTAAGGAACTTGCCTCAAAAGGTGTAGAATTATTTGCATCGCCCGCATTGCGTTTCTTCCTCTACAATGATATCAATCACCAGGAGTTCTATCATAATCCCGATTGTCTGGAAAATTTCATCCAACTGGATGATAATGATATCTGGACTGCTTTAAAAGTATGGAGCACTCATCCTGACAAAGTTCTTTCCACCTTAAGCCTGGGAATGATCAACCGAAATATCTTTAAAGTGGAAATTTCGTCGGAACCGATTAGTAAGGACAGAAAAAAAGAATTAACTTTGCACATCAGCCAGCAACTAGGCATAACCCTTTCCGAAGCGAACTATTTTGTCTCTACCCCCAGCATCGAAAAGAATATGTACGACCCGGCAGATGACAGTATTGACATTATCTACAAGGACGGCACTATCAAAAATATTGCCGAAGCATCGGACATGCTGAACATCTCATTATTGTCCAAAAAGGTAAAGAAATACTATCTCTGCTACCAGAGATTGCACAGATAA
- a CDS encoding bifunctional UDP-3-O-[3-hydroxymyristoyl] N-acetylglucosamine deacetylase/3-hydroxyacyl-ACP dehydratase: MLKQKTLKDSFSLSGKGLHTGLDLTVTFNPAPDNHGYKIQRIDLEGQPTIDAVADNVTETTRGTVLSKNGVKVSTVEHGMAALYALGIDNCLIQVNGPEFPILDGSAQYYVQEIERVGTEEQSAVKDFYIIKSKIEFRDEATGSSIIVLPDENFSLNVLVSYDSTIIPNQFATLEDMHKFKDEVAASRTFVFVREIEPLLSAGLIKGGDLDNAIVIYERKMSQESYDKLADVMGVPHMDADQLGYINHKPLVWPNECARHKLLDVIGDLALIGKPIKGRIIATRPGHTINNKFARQMRKEIRLHEIQAPTYDCSREPIMDVNRIRELLPHRYPFQLVDKVIEIGANYIVGVKNITANEPFFQGHFPQEPVMPGVLQVEAMAQVGGLLVLNSVDEPERYSTYFMKIDGVKFRQKVVPGDTLLFRVELLAPIRRGISTMKGYAFVGEKVVCEAEFMAQIVKNK, encoded by the coding sequence ATGCTGAAACAAAAAACGCTGAAAGATAGCTTTTCACTGAGCGGGAAAGGTCTTCACACTGGACTTGACCTCACTGTTACATTTAATCCTGCTCCGGACAATCACGGATATAAAATCCAACGCATTGACCTGGAAGGACAACCAACTATCGATGCAGTAGCGGACAACGTGACGGAAACCACCCGTGGTACCGTGTTATCAAAGAACGGAGTCAAAGTAAGTACCGTAGAGCATGGTATGGCAGCCCTTTACGCATTGGGCATTGATAACTGCCTCATCCAGGTGAATGGTCCGGAATTTCCGATTCTGGACGGTAGTGCACAATATTATGTACAAGAAATAGAACGTGTAGGGACAGAAGAACAAAGCGCTGTCAAAGACTTTTATATCATCAAATCTAAAATCGAATTCCGTGATGAAGCAACCGGTTCTTCTATCATCGTATTGCCGGATGAGAATTTTAGCCTGAATGTACTGGTTTCTTATGACTCGACAATCATCCCTAACCAGTTTGCTACACTTGAAGATATGCATAAATTCAAAGACGAAGTGGCTGCCAGCCGTACTTTCGTCTTTGTTCGCGAAATAGAGCCTCTTCTCTCTGCCGGATTGATAAAAGGCGGTGACCTGGACAATGCAATCGTTATCTACGAACGTAAAATGTCGCAAGAAAGCTATGACAAGCTGGCGGACGTAATGGGAGTTCCTCACATGGATGCCGACCAGTTGGGTTATATCAATCATAAACCGTTGGTTTGGCCGAATGAATGTGCCCGTCACAAGTTGCTGGACGTAATCGGTGATCTTGCTTTAATCGGTAAACCGATCAAAGGCCGTATCATCGCCACCCGTCCCGGACACACAATCAACAATAAGTTTGCCCGTCAGATGCGGAAAGAAATCCGCTTGCACGAAATTCAGGCACCGACTTATGATTGTAGCCGCGAACCTATAATGGATGTAAACCGCATCCGTGAACTTCTGCCGCACCGTTATCCTTTCCAACTGGTAGATAAAGTAATTGAAATTGGTGCCAACTATATCGTAGGTGTCAAGAATATTACCGCCAACGAGCCTTTCTTCCAGGGACATTTCCCGCAAGAACCTGTTATGCCGGGAGTGCTTCAAGTAGAAGCCATGGCACAAGTGGGAGGTCTGCTTGTCCTCAATTCCGTTGACGAACCGGAACGCTACTCTACCTATTTTATGAAGATAGACGGTGTAAAATTCCGCCAAAAGGTAGTGCCGGGAGACACGTTATTGTTCCGTGTGGAATTGCTGGCTCCGATCCGTCGTGGTATCTCCACGATGAAAGGTTATGCATTCGTCGGCGAGAAGGTGGTTTGTGAAGCGGAATTCATGGCACAAATAGTAAAAAACAAGTAA
- a CDS encoding Arc family DNA-binding protein: MAKKESSIKSFVLRVDTETMDAIEKWAADEFRSTNGQLQWIIAEALRKSGRLKKKSSKTGNKPEESEGEQVED, encoded by the coding sequence GTGGCTAAAAAGGAATCTTCAATAAAGAGTTTTGTTTTGCGAGTGGATACTGAAACAATGGACGCCATTGAAAAATGGGCGGCTGATGAGTTTCGTAGTACAAACGGGCAACTTCAGTGGATTATTGCCGAAGCCTTGAGAAAAAGTGGCCGATTAAAAAAGAAGTCTTCTAAAACCGGAAATAAACCGGAAGAATCTGAAGGAGAGCAAGTGGAGGATTAG
- a CDS encoding G protein-coupled receptor family protein, whose product MNSKRKDLQYASVFLLAVALTFLMGKGDNLWLVSWGDLIPSLFVLFIAGDCLHSSLLRIKSGEENGGARWSTCFTFLVFSIVFMGDLFFIGNFIVDKLWG is encoded by the coding sequence ATGAATTCAAAGAGAAAAGACTTGCAGTATGCTTCCGTCTTCTTGTTGGCCGTGGCATTGACATTCCTAATGGGAAAGGGTGATAACTTGTGGTTGGTGTCATGGGGTGACTTGATACCGAGCTTGTTTGTGTTGTTCATAGCAGGTGATTGCTTGCATAGCTCCTTGCTCCGTATCAAAAGCGGTGAAGAAAATGGGGGAGCTCGTTGGAGTACCTGTTTCACTTTTCTGGTATTCAGTATCGTCTTTATGGGCGATTTATTCTTTATAGGGAATTTTATTGTTGATAAACTGTGGGGGTAA
- the miaA gene encoding tRNA (adenosine(37)-N6)-dimethylallyltransferase MiaA: MPTLIALIGPTGVGKTELSLRLAENFQTHIVSADSRQLYAELKIGTAAPTPEQLERVPHHLVGTLHLTDYYSAAQYETEAMEILEKLFMQHEVVVLTGGSMMYVDAICKGIDDIPTVDAETRQLMLQKYEEEGLEQLCAELRLLDPEYYRIVDLKNPKRVIHALEICYMTGRTYTSFRTQQKKKRPFHIIKVGLTRDREELYDRINRRVDQMMQEGLLEEVRSVLPYRHLNSLNTVGYKELFKYLDGEWELPFAIEKIKQNSRIYSRKQMTWFKRDEEIRWFHPEQETEILSYLR, encoded by the coding sequence ATGCCCACTCTCATCGCTCTGATAGGACCCACAGGCGTAGGAAAAACAGAATTAAGCCTGCGATTAGCCGAGAATTTTCAGACTCATATCGTGTCTGCCGATTCTAGACAGTTATATGCTGAACTGAAAATAGGGACAGCCGCTCCTACTCCCGAACAACTCGAACGTGTGCCGCATCACTTGGTAGGAACGCTTCATCTTACAGACTATTATAGCGCCGCGCAATATGAGACGGAAGCAATGGAGATTCTCGAAAAGTTATTCATGCAGCATGAGGTGGTTGTCTTGACGGGCGGTTCAATGATGTATGTGGATGCTATTTGCAAAGGTATTGACGATATTCCTACCGTAGACGCGGAAACCCGTCAGCTCATGTTGCAGAAATACGAGGAAGAAGGGCTTGAACAACTCTGTGCGGAACTCCGGTTACTAGATCCGGAGTATTATCGTATTGTGGATTTGAAAAATCCAAAACGGGTGATTCATGCACTGGAAATCTGCTACATGACCGGACGTACTTACACCTCTTTCCGCACACAACAAAAGAAAAAACGTCCTTTCCATATCATCAAAGTCGGTTTAACCCGCGACCGAGAAGAACTTTATGACCGTATCAACCGTCGGGTAGACCAAATGATGCAAGAAGGATTACTGGAAGAAGTACGTTCCGTACTTCCTTACCGACATCTCAATTCACTCAATACAGTAGGCTACAAAGAACTGTTCAAATATCTGGACGGAGAATGGGAACTTCCTTTCGCTATCGAAAAGATAAAACAAAATTCGCGCATTTACTCACGCAAACAAATGACTTGGTTTAAGCGGGATGAGGAAATACGTTGGTTTCATCCGGAACAAGAAACGGAGATACTTTCGTACCTCCGTTAA
- a CDS encoding BlaI/MecI/CopY family transcriptional regulator yields the protein MKGLTAKEEEIMGFFWEKGPLFVKEMLAFYEEPKPHFNTLSTIVRGLEDKGFLAHYIFGNTYQYYPIVSEEDFRKGTLRNVISKYFNNSYLNAVSSLVKEEDISLDELRQLIQEVEKADRKG from the coding sequence ATGAAAGGATTAACAGCAAAGGAAGAAGAAATCATGGGATTTTTTTGGGAAAAGGGTCCCTTGTTTGTGAAAGAAATGTTGGCTTTCTATGAAGAACCGAAGCCGCATTTTAACACCTTATCAACGATTGTGCGCGGGCTGGAAGATAAAGGCTTTCTGGCTCATTATATTTTTGGGAATACTTATCAATACTATCCGATCGTCAGTGAAGAAGATTTTCGTAAAGGAACACTTCGGAATGTAATCAGTAAGTATTTTAATAATTCCTACCTGAATGCAGTTTCGTCTTTAGTCAAAGAAGAAGATATTTCTTTGGATGAACTTAGACAATTGATTCAAGAGGTAGAGAAGGCGGACAGGAAAGGCTGA
- a CDS encoding IS1096 element passenger TnpR family protein, which yields MIYRFTIISDEVDDFVREIQIDPEATFFDFHEAILKSVGYANDQMTSFFICDDDWEKEKEVTLEEMDDNPEIDSWVMKETPISELIEDEKQKLLYVFDYMTERCFFIELTEIITGKDMNGAKCTKKAGEAPKQTVDFEEMAAAGGSLDLDENFYGDQDFDMEDFDQEGFDIGGGDAGNPYEEDKF from the coding sequence ATGATATACAGATTTACTATCATATCTGATGAAGTTGACGATTTTGTCAGAGAAATACAAATTGATCCGGAAGCAACATTCTTCGACTTCCATGAAGCTATACTGAAATCAGTAGGGTATGCTAATGACCAGATGACTTCTTTCTTTATCTGCGACGATGATTGGGAAAAAGAAAAAGAAGTGACTTTGGAAGAAATGGATGATAATCCGGAAATAGATAGCTGGGTGATGAAAGAAACTCCGATCAGCGAACTGATAGAGGACGAAAAACAAAAGTTACTGTATGTGTTCGACTACATGACAGAACGTTGTTTCTTCATCGAACTGACAGAAATTATCACCGGTAAAGATATGAATGGTGCTAAATGTACTAAGAAAGCCGGAGAAGCTCCCAAACAGACTGTTGATTTTGAAGAAATGGCCGCAGCCGGTGGCTCGCTCGACCTCGACGAAAACTTTTACGGAGATCAGGACTTCGACATGGAGGACTTCGATCAGGAAGGTTTTGACATAGGAGGAGGCGACGCTGGCAACCCATACGAAGAAGATAAATTCTAA
- a CDS encoding SPFH domain-containing protein — protein MITKEIKYDDAVVNGFLALFLNLIVLPLLVVVSFMLFKGSIIMFFLLLLFLALAVLMIPGYFSQEPNEARVMVFFGKYKGTFTETGFFWVNPFMNKKKLSLRARNLDVEPIKVNDKIGNPILIGLVLVWKLKDTYKAMFEIDAQTMADNRGSGQMTVTVAGRMNAFEDFVRVQSDAALRQVAGLYAYDDNEADLDELTLRSGGDEINEQLEQKLNERLAMAGMEIVEARINYLAYAPEIAAVMLRRQQASAIISAREKIVEGAVSMVRMALHKLSEEEIVELDEEKKAAMVSNLLVVLCADEAAQPVVNTGTLNH, from the coding sequence ATGATTACAAAAGAAATTAAGTACGATGATGCGGTTGTTAATGGCTTTTTGGCCTTGTTTCTTAATTTGATCGTGTTGCCTTTGTTGGTTGTTGTGAGTTTTATGCTTTTCAAAGGAAGCATAATTATGTTTTTCTTGCTATTGCTTTTTCTTGCATTAGCTGTTCTAATGATTCCGGGTTATTTTTCGCAGGAACCGAACGAAGCCCGTGTCATGGTATTCTTCGGGAAATATAAAGGTACGTTTACTGAAACGGGATTTTTCTGGGTTAATCCTTTTATGAATAAGAAGAAACTATCTTTACGTGCCCGTAACTTGGATGTGGAGCCTATTAAAGTAAATGACAAGATTGGTAATCCTATTTTGATCGGTCTGGTGCTTGTCTGGAAATTGAAAGACACTTATAAAGCTATGTTCGAAATTGATGCGCAGACAATGGCGGATAATAGAGGGAGCGGACAGATGACTGTGACTGTTGCCGGGCGAATGAATGCCTTTGAGGATTTTGTTCGTGTGCAAAGTGACGCTGCGCTTCGTCAGGTAGCGGGACTGTATGCTTATGACGACAACGAAGCGGATTTGGATGAATTGACGTTACGTAGTGGCGGTGATGAAATTAACGAGCAGTTGGAACAAAAGTTGAATGAACGTCTGGCCATGGCAGGTATGGAGATAGTGGAAGCCCGTATTAATTATTTGGCTTATGCTCCGGAGATTGCAGCAGTTATGTTACGCCGTCAGCAGGCGTCGGCTATCATCAGTGCTCGCGAAAAGATAGTTGAAGGTGCTGTTTCAATGGTACGTATGGCATTGCATAAACTTTCTGAAGAGGAAATTGTTGAACTGGATGAGGAAAAGAAAGCTGCCATGGTGAGTAATTTGCTAGTGGTGCTTTGTGCGGACGAAGCTGCGCAACCGGTTGTGAATACAGGTACGCTGAATCATTGA
- a CDS encoding M56 family metallopeptidase — MGAFFIYILKSSVCLVLFYLFFRVLLSKETFHRFNRVALLGVLFLSLLIPFIEVTTNHQVEVQQTMLTIEQVLLMAEMEPATVDATGGVAVHEVASLSWIEILLLVYLSGIIFFACRNLYSLIRLFRLIHSGKREKLENGTTLVVHEQEIAPFSWMKYIVISRKDLEENGREILIHEAAHIRHRHSIDLLVADICIFFQWFNPGAWLLKQELQNIHEYEADETVINEGVNAKEYQLLLIKKAVGTRLYSMANSFNHSKLKKRITMMLKEKSNPWARLKYLYVLPLAAIAVTAFARPEISEQVEEISAVKVNDLAEIVQENVLRDTENMLQDTVKVSHSDSKAKVRAENRAAKTKGNEELVVFEVVEQMPEYPGGMNALYKYLENKTKSSDVKGKAGGSVIVGFTVSESGKVKDVRALQSDQPILTKEAERIVSEMPAWTPGKQRGMPVSVKYSVPVRFGDIRFPENKKPLIMVDGKEMSMETFEKIDRGIIESFSVLKDSASIGLYGKRGANGVILVTTRREGKTRVQDISTFTEIKATETNTVPDFLVAGIVTDEQGQPKAGVSIVVPNTTIGAITDANGRFRLKTPKDSYLWFSFIGYKTVKAAVASEMSIRMEQDVVKLFPETSVSLKTTGTLSSGTKVGNSLTLYGVEEGKQPLIIINDKEVSDKEALSKIAPDRIKSFSILKDKTATSIYGEKGKNGVIIVTLLTEGEYQFKKDNPEKPYADALELAESVAEGVEGKIIYCIDDDEVEKSKLKGMSIKTIKAVSLDQAGKEKIVRLKTDKYRSDWITVTGVVYNEDEKPTSAIVNVRGTRFTERTDSIGHFTIKAPKNGVLLVGYNGKPTIEVKVKPTLKVILKDKQE, encoded by the coding sequence ATGGGAGCATTCTTTATCTATATATTAAAATCATCAGTTTGCCTTGTCTTGTTTTACCTGTTTTTTCGGGTCTTACTTAGCAAAGAAACTTTTCATCGCTTTAATCGTGTTGCTTTATTGGGCGTACTGTTTTTGTCATTGCTCATTCCCTTCATTGAAGTAACCACGAACCATCAGGTTGAAGTACAACAAACAATGCTCACCATTGAGCAGGTGTTGCTAATGGCAGAAATGGAACCCGCGACTGTCGATGCAACCGGCGGAGTGGCTGTACACGAAGTCGCTTCCTTGTCCTGGATAGAAATTCTTCTGCTTGTTTATCTGTCCGGTATTATCTTCTTTGCTTGCCGCAATCTATACTCTTTGATCCGTCTTTTCAGGTTAATACATTCCGGTAAACGGGAAAAGTTGGAGAATGGAACAACACTTGTTGTCCACGAACAGGAGATAGCTCCGTTCAGCTGGATGAAGTATATCGTTATCAGCCGGAAGGATTTGGAGGAGAACGGGCGGGAAATTCTGATTCATGAAGCAGCACATATCCGTCATCGGCATTCTATTGATTTATTGGTAGCTGATATCTGTATCTTTTTCCAATGGTTCAACCCCGGTGCATGGCTGTTGAAACAGGAGTTGCAGAATATCCATGAGTATGAAGCCGATGAGACTGTTATCAATGAAGGTGTAAACGCGAAAGAATATCAACTATTATTAATAAAAAAAGCCGTTGGCACAAGGCTCTACTCTATGGCCAACAGCTTTAATCACAGTAAACTTAAAAAACGTATCACTATGATGTTAAAAGAAAAATCAAATCCGTGGGCACGGTTGAAGTACTTGTATGTGCTTCCATTGGCAGCTATTGCAGTAACTGCTTTTGCCCGTCCCGAAATCTCCGAACAAGTAGAAGAAATTTCTGCCGTCAAAGTTAATGATTTGGCCGAGATTGTGCAAGAAAATGTGTTGAGAGATACAGAAAATATGCTGCAAGATACTGTAAAAGTGTCACATAGCGATAGTAAGGCCAAGGTTCGTGCTGAAAATCGTGCGGCAAAAACGAAAGGTAATGAAGAATTAGTTGTTTTTGAGGTGGTGGAGCAAATGCCTGAATATCCGGGTGGTATGAATGCGTTGTATAAGTATTTGGAGAATAAAACAAAAAGTTCTGATGTGAAAGGGAAAGCCGGAGGTAGTGTGATAGTCGGTTTCACTGTATCTGAAAGCGGGAAAGTAAAGGATGTGCGAGCGCTTCAGTCCGACCAACCTATCTTAACTAAAGAGGCTGAAAGAATTGTGAGTGAAATGCCGGCCTGGACTCCCGGAAAGCAACGTGGTATGCCTGTGTCTGTGAAATATTCCGTTCCGGTGAGGTTTGGAGATATCAGATTTCCGGAGAATAAGAAGCCGTTAATTATGGTCGATGGCAAGGAAATGAGTATGGAGACTTTCGAAAAAATAGATAGAGGGATAATAGAAAGTTTCTCGGTACTGAAAGATAGTGCATCTATTGGTTTATATGGCAAGCGTGGTGCAAATGGGGTGATACTTGTTACCACTCGCAGGGAGGGGAAAACACGTGTACAAGACATCAGCACTTTTACTGAGATCAAAGCGACTGAAACAAATACTGTGCCGGACTTTCTTGTCGCAGGAATTGTTACTGACGAGCAGGGCCAGCCTAAAGCCGGAGTAAGCATAGTCGTTCCCAATACAACTATTGGCGCAATAACAGATGCAAATGGCCGCTTTCGTCTGAAAACACCGAAGGATAGTTATTTGTGGTTCTCATTTATTGGATATAAAACGGTGAAAGCAGCCGTAGCTTCTGAAATGTCAATACGAATGGAACAGGATGTGGTTAAATTGTTTCCTGAGACATCCGTTAGTCTGAAAACGACCGGAACTTTATCTTCCGGTACTAAAGTCGGAAATAGTTTGACTCTTTATGGAGTTGAAGAGGGCAAACAACCCTTAATCATTATTAATGATAAAGAAGTATCGGATAAAGAAGCTTTGTCTAAGATAGCTCCTGACCGTATTAAAAGTTTTTCTATATTGAAAGATAAAACTGCTACATCTATTTATGGGGAAAAAGGAAAAAATGGAGTGATAATTGTTACTTTGCTTACGGAAGGAGAGTATCAATTTAAAAAAGATAATCCGGAAAAACCTTATGCTGATGCTTTGGAACTGGCAGAAAGTGTCGCAGAAGGGGTAGAAGGAAAGATTATCTATTGTATAGACGATGATGAAGTCGAAAAATCGAAATTGAAAGGAATGTCTATAAAGACAATTAAAGCAGTGTCTTTAGATCAAGCGGGCAAAGAGAAAATTGTACGTTTGAAAACAGACAAGTACCGTTCTGACTGGATTACCGTGACCGGAGTAGTGTATAATGAGGACGAGAAACCGACATCCGCTATTGTAAATGTAAGAGGTACGAGATTTACGGAAAGAACAGATTCAATAGGGCACTTTACTATAAAAGCCCCTAAAAACGGTGTACTTCTGGTTGGTTATAATGGAAAGCCTACCATTGAAGTTAAAGTGAAGCCTACACTTAAAGTCATTTTGAAAGATAAACAAGAATGA